Genomic DNA from Budorcas taxicolor isolate Tak-1 chromosome 5, Takin1.1, whole genome shotgun sequence:
ggagggcaggggcacGCAGTGTCACAGACCACCCTGCTGtgagctctgtgaccccagggaccctGTCTGCCCTGTCCCTGCCGATTTTCTGGGGCCTGGTgggtggagagaggaggaggaaccCTTTCCCAGTGCTCAGGATTCCTTGATGACCACAGATACCAGGGCAAACAGGCCTACTCAGAGAAggggctggggcccaggggcTCTGTCAcagctctgctgtcctcttccagggggagGTGACCATCCACTACAACAAGCTGCAGGCGGACCCCAAGCAGGGCATGTCCCTGGACATTGGTAAGCAGTGCCAGGGCAGTGGCGTCCAGGGGCTCCGCAAGCCCCCGTTCTGTCTCCTTGTGACAGTGCATCAGTGGTCCCGTGGCTGTGCCCTCTGACCCTCCGACCAAGCCAACCCAGAGCAGCTGGGAGGACCCAGGGGTGCTCCCCGGAACCCGTCTCTGGTTTCTCCCTGCCTGATGGTTCACTCCCCTATCTCCCCCGACCACCTGCTCTGGTGCCTTCATGCCGTAGGGCAGCCCTCCAGCTCACTAGGCCCAGTCCCTCACCACTCTGAAAGGGGagggcagcccagccctgcctggtaCCGCCTGCCCACCTGCACACCCCACTCAACCCTGGCCTCTTCTGCCCACCTGCTGCCAGAAAGCCTTAGGGTCTGGACAGGCCCTCAGGTTTGGGGCAGAGGCCAGTCCTTCTGCCCACAGCATGCCCTGGGACATATCACCTCCTGCTCGGGGGCTGGGCCTTGGCTCTGTAGATGCTTCCAGGCTCAGGAGCCAGATGGTAGCTTCGAGGTCCTCTGGACCAGCCACCTCATTGCACACCAGAGCCCGGGACCCAGGGAGGCACTGTGCCCCCAGGTGAAAGCCCACCCAGATCTCTTGGCTCTGGGGCCCAGCACCCTTTTCCTCCACCCTTGGGCCACAGTTGCCTTCTGGTTTTTAAGAAAAGAGGCCAGTGTCAGGCCTAGGCAGCTCTGGACTTCAGTGGGAGTCGATAGCCACTTTGAGTGCCAGACCTTCAATTAAGTGCCTTACATACTTATTGTTTCCAGGCTCCCAACACCTCTCTCaagtagagagtgaaaagggCAGGGAGCCCAGAAAGCCCATAACCCCCCGCCAGGACCCTCCCTACTTCATagtcacccccaccccaaaccccagTTCCGGCCCTGCTGTTGCTCCCAGTGAGTCGTGATGGAGCAGGATTGGCCCCGGGGGCCCAGACTCCACCTCATGAGTCCTTTTCTCACCTGGTCCCagtgctgaagaaggtgaagcatCGGCTGGTCGAGAACATGAGCTCGGGGACAGCAGATGCTCTTGGTCTGAGCCGGGCCATCCTGTGCAATGGTGAGCCCCCTTCTCCCAGCCCCACCACTGGTCCCAGGGGACTTAGGCCCAGGCCTCCGGGGGTCGGGTGCCACGGCTGCCCACCAGACCTGTATGTGTCCCGCTGGCCTGGGCCAGGCCTCTGCTGGTGGGGCCGATACTCAccatctctctgcctccctggaGGCCTCTCTAAGCTCCCACAGATCACCCACAGTGCACAGTGAAGGCCTCTTACAGCCCATGTCCTCCCGCTTTCCAGCAAGGGTTCACAGACAGGCCCAAGTCACAGATGAGAGACTCCTGGTGGGGAGGTGCCTCCTGCCAAGCTCCCCAAGCTGGTGCCTTCGCCACTGCCCCCCAGCTGCTCTCACACAGAgaggcctcccccaccccagccccagttcTACCCTGTGCCCTCTCGTCACCCCAGCACGTCCCGGCTGCTCCCGGGCTGCTTACCCGGCCCCCCCGCCTCTCTCCAGGAGGTGGTGCTGCTGCCCAGCAATTCCTGCTCAGACCTGGAGGTGGCTGCGTTCGCCTCCCGGAGCGGGAAAACCGAGTACATGCACATTCACACCCACACATGCCTGTGCACACACAACTCTCTCCCCACACGTTCACACCCACCCATGCGTGTGCACACGCGCTCTCCCCGGGGGGTGGGGGAACCAGTGAAACACTCAGTCCCGCTCCCGCCGTCACCAGCCCGAGTTTATAAATAGCAGCAGCTCTGCTGTGTACGTGTGGGGACAGATATAAATACCAATATAAATTGTAGGCTCAGCTGGGCGCACTGGGCTTTATTGGCTGGGACATCGGGGGTGGGGTCTGAGCTTGTTCCAGAGGGTGTACAAAAGTGGCGGCTGCTATTTCCAGCTTCTTGGTGCCTATAAATCCCTGTTACTGTAGTTACCATGCGTCGAGATGAAATTAGAACTGGTTGTtgtgttttttcccccccaaaccTTGCAATTTCCCCAGCCTTAAATAGGGTTTCTAAAATTGAAGCTGTCATGATGTCCCATGACCCAGCTAAAAACAACAGCACGGCGCTTACGTGGCTCCTTCACTGCCAGGCTGGCCGGGCGCTGGGGCGCTGGGGCGCTGGGGCGCTGGGGCGCTGGGGCCTGGAGGCCAGCCCAGTGGCTGAAGCCTCTGAAGACCTCTAAGGAGCGCCCCACCAACCCCTAGAACCCAAACCCTCCTCCCTGACAGCCTGACACACACTGCATTCTCTGCCCAGATTTAAGAATCCAGACCTGGCTTCTACaacccttcctctcctcccactcAGAAAACCCTGGCCCAGGTCAGCACAGGAAACTGAGGGGGCAGAGGGCACTCTGGCCTGCACAGCCCTCGCTGCGCACCTTTAGGCAAGTTGCTTTACCTGTCTGAACCTTGGTTTTCCCTATAAGATGGGGGAAGTAATCTGCCCCAAAAAGCTCATATGGAGAAAGGACTGAGCTGGGTGGAGGGCTCCAGTGAGGCCCGGCTCTGTCTTAGGAGGCCCTGGGCCAGGCAGCCACCAGCATGGACCCTGCCCCGCACTTGCTGCCCGTGCTCCTAGTGGGGAGGTGGGTGTGGGCCTCACCCTTATCAGAGTGGAGGAGGGTGGTGATCACTGCTGGCCAGAGCCCCGCCCCACCCTGATCTGGAATGCAGCCCCGGCCCTGGTCATCCACTTGTTCCTATCTTGAGCCCTGGAGGTGAGGCAGCTGCCCCCATCCCTCACCTGGCAGCCCTTACCGCCCCTGCCAGCCGTGGCCTGGCCACTGTCACCGCTAGACCAGGAGCCTGGAAAGCACCACTCAGATTTCATTCACCAAGGTCATTCCCTGGCCCAACACGGGGTCTGGCACATAGTGGGTGCAGGATAAACACCTGTGAAGCCAGTGAAGACGATCGCCAAGGCCCACTCCAGTGCAAGCTCTTCCTCAAAGCCCTTCCtgcctttctctcccctcccagaTTGCTGTCCCTTCTGAGCTGCCAGGTGGTGGTGGGCTGCCTTGAGCCTACCTTAAGAGTTACTGTCATGCATCCGGTCTCTCCCACTTGTCTCTGACTGCCTTGCTTCCTGGCCGTCGGCAGGGCATGTGTTGGAAGTTCTGGCCAGGTCCTTGACTGCTAGGCAGGGGCTTGCCTTCCAACGGCCTTGGGCAGTTACCCTTGGGCATGGCCTTGGGGAGGGCCCAATCCGGTTTTCACTCCTCACTTCTGGAAGCACCCACATCCTTGTCACCATGTCCCAGCCTCCTGGGGTGGTGCTTATCACAGCCTCCTGAGGGTCGCCCTGCTGTCCCGCCTTGTCTGGATGTACTGGGCTCGTCACAAAACACCTGCGAGCCCAGCCGCCCTGAGGTGCCCAgtccccatccctgggaccctGTCCTGTGCTGTTCCTGGTTCTTCTCTGGGGGCCACCTCGCCTCTCCCAAGCCTGGCTCCAGTGATCCCTGGGTCTCTCCCCTCACCCCTGGCTCTCTGATCCCCACAGATGGGCTCGTCAAGAGGCTGGAGGAGCTGGAGCGGACCGCCGAGCTGTATAAAGGTGGGCAGGCACACCCTCCCGCCAGCAGCCCTGGGTGGGTGGGGTACTGCACCAGAAGTGCCCGGCCCGGGTTCTCCCCCAGGTGGAGCTCTGGAGCCCTGCTCTAAACGTGATGGCAGTGAGGGGCAGGGTGCCAGCCACACAATTCTAGGACCGTAGTCATTAAAAATTCTTAAGAAAATCTAAAGACCtgctttttctgattataaaagtaacatGTGCCCATAAAAAAGAACGGCACACGTAAACCGAGTGAGAGAAGTCTGAACCTCAGGGACAGTGTGGGCctcgggtggggtgggggtttggAGGCCGTGTCCTGTACCAATGTCATCCCCACCGTGTGGTCCTGTCCCTCTCGTTTTgggtctttcccacagggatgacAGAACACACCAAGAACCTCCTCCGGGCCTTTTACGAGCTGTCACAGACGCACCGGGGTAAGGACGCCCTGAACCTGCTGCATGACCCTGGGAAAAACCCTGCACTCTGGGCTCAGCAACTCCCTACACCCCACGGGGAGGGTGAGGGCAAGCTTCTCTCTGGGGCCTTTCTGCTGCCCAAGCTCAAGCAGACCCTGCAGCATCTGACCTCATGTCAGATTTGGGGGTGTGATGGTGATGGGGCCAGCGGGGAGCCTCTCGTCCAGCTAGGCTTCTGTGGGGTGCAGAAGTTCCCCGTGCAGGCTCTGTCCTGTCTATACTGCTGCTTACAATGTACAAGGCCTTTTCTTATTCCTGATCATGTTTCCTACACGTTTGTTAGCTTCagttaatcccattttacagctgggaaGACAAAGCCCAGGTAGAAATAGCAGTAACCGAGCTCCTTAGGTGCAGGGTTGGCCTTAGGACCAGATTCCTAGACCAGTACTCTGCTCCCAGACAGTTTAACCTACTCCACTTTGACCCTGTCTTCCTCGCATGGTCTGGTCACTTTAGGAACCAGGTCAGCTCCTTGGATGTAGACCCACCTTCCTTGGGGGTACAGGTCCAGCTCTTAGGGGTGTAGAGCCACCTTTCTTGAGGTTTAGACCCACCTCCCTGGGATGTAGACCACCAGCAGACCTCAACCTCCGACCCGCCACGCCCCCCACCATGCTTCTCCCCAACAAATCCCTGGCTTCTCCGTTAAGGGGTCAAGTAGGGGCGGCCTTCAGGACAAACTTGTCACGCAGCCTTTGGGGACGTGTTCTCTGTGATCGGGGTGCGGGAGCCCCAGCCCGCTGCGAGTGAGGCTTTTGTGAAGTTCGCCGATGCCCACCGCAGCATCGAGAAGTTTGGCATCCGGCTCCTGAAGACCATCAAGCCGGTAGGTCACGTGGAGCGTGCGTGGGTCCGTAGGTGAGCGGGGAGGAGCAGTGTGGCCAGCGGAGAGTGTCTTGTTCTGGAGGCGGAGCACCTAGGGGCTGGTTTGGGGTGGGCTGCTACAGCTGACCGTGGCTGAGTCCTTCTTCCTCCACGACCTCAGCACTGACCTCCAGGCTGGTTTCTGGCCCTGGCCCCACCAGAGTTACAACTTGCCCTTGGCCTGGGCTGTCTCCTCCTCGGAATGGACAGGGCAGTCGGGGAGCTGCCTTCGGCTCTGACACCTGAGTCCACTAGAAGGGTGGACGCACCAGTGCCATTCCTTGTTGCCCTCTCCAGCCTTCACCCGCCCTTGCCCAGGGGGCCTGAGcgtccaccccacctccccttccAGATGCTGGCAGACCTGAACACGTACCTCAACAAAGCCATCCCGGACACTCGCCTTACCATCAAGAAGTACCTGGACGTGAAGTTTGAGTACCTGGTAAGTGTGCCCCGGCCTCCTGGGGGGGGCGGTGGTGTGGGCCCGGCCTGCTAGGGTCAGAGCCCACCTAGAGGTTTGTTCCTCTTCAGTCGGCCGCTTGACGGCCAGCAGGTCAGGGCCGGGACCTTGGTGACACCTGACTGGGGACGTGGCGCCAGGGCCCTAGGGAGGTGTTCGGGGCTCAGGCAGCAGCCTAGGCCCTGCCTTGACTCTTCAGAGAGCTCTGGGGTGGGTGGCGCCCTTGCTCGGGACCCACTCTGACCCCATGGGAATTTTCTTCAGTCACCCTTTAACAGTGGATCAGTCTAGCTCACTGGTTGTAACGTGGATTTTCATGAGTCTTATGTTCAAATGGTAATTCTGCGGTCAAAGGAGTTGAGGAAAAATACTCCACTGAGCAGGCCCAGGTCCTTTGCTTCAGGACTTGTCAGAGCCTTCGATAGACCCATGTGTAACGTGGGTCTTCAGGGGCTTCCTCAAGTTCTTTGGATCCTGAATCCTTTAGCCCAGAGCATCTGTTGGGACTTGGGTGTAAACACTGGGCTCTCGGGCCCTTTCCATCGTCCCTGATGAGTGCCCTCACCACCCTGAGCCTCCAGGGCAAGGGCCAGCCTCTCCCCACACGTCTCAGCTCTTTCCAGCTCAGGGTGTGCAGGGCCCACAAGGCCTGGCACGGCTGCTCCTCTGGGTGGCCAAGGGCTCCAGGGGGGCATGGGAGGAACTGGGGCCATCGGTGCGCACCCAGGCGGTGCAGCCCCCCTGACAGCCTGGCCTCACCCGCCCCACAGTCCTACTGCCTGAAGGTCAAGGAGATGGACGACGAGGAGTACAGCTGCATtgtgagtggggtgggggagcatGGCCCTAGTCCTGGAGTGGCTCGGGGTGCACACGCCTCTCCCTGCCCACCTCACAGAGCCCCAAGAGCATCCTGGGCCTGCCAGGGACACGGGGTGGGGCGGGCCTGCCCAGGAGAGGCCTGGGGACTTGGCCAGGCTCCTGTTTGTGCAGATCTGGGGgctgtccttccctccctccctgtggCCTCTGCAGGCCTCCCAAGTGCTGGCCATTTTTGCCGTGGAACCATCCCCACGGCCTGCTCCCAGACCAGCTGCCCTCTAGACTTGGTGAGGctcctgcaggaaaaaaaaaaaaaatgcccttccTCTCACTGCTGAGAGCCGGGTTTTTTTCACTTGCTACTTTGTAATATTTCTGATAGCAGGGTCCATCTGTGACTCAACACTCATTTAATGTGGCAAGAGtctggggtttgtttttgtttttgttttcacaaaGCTATCCCTAAGCACTTCTAGCAACTGCAGGCATCTCAGAAACGGGGAACGGTGGCAGCTTTGAAAAGTGCCGTGTGGTGGGGGGTTGCGAACTGGCGGGTTCTCTGCAGCCTCCCTGCCGCCACCCCCCGACCCCTGCCGCCTGCCCAGGGTCCCTGACGTGCTTCCCCCGGGCCCAGGCCCTCGGGGAACCCCTGTACCGCGTGAGCACAGGCAACTACGAGTACCGCCTGATCCTACGCTGCCGTCAGGAGGCCCGCGCCCGCTTCTCCCAGATGCGCAAAGACGTGTTGGAAAAGATGGAGCTGCTCGACCAGAAGCATGGTGAGGGGCTGCGAGGCCTCCCGACACCATCCTCCTCCCCATTTCAGAGAGGTCCAGCACTCACCCGAGCTCCCAGGGACAGCCCGTGGCAGACTGGCTCTGAGTCAGA
This window encodes:
- the PICK1 gene encoding PRKCA-binding protein, giving the protein MFADLDYDIEEDKLGIPTVPGKVTLQKDAQNLIGISIGGGAQYCPCLYIVQVFDNTPAALDGTVAAGDEITGVNGRSIKGKTKVEVAKMIQEVKGEVTIHYNKLQADPKQGMSLDIVLKKVKHRLVENMSSGTADALGLSRAILCNDGLVKRLEELERTAELYKGMTEHTKNLLRAFYELSQTHRAFGDVFSVIGVREPQPAASEAFVKFADAHRSIEKFGIRLLKTIKPMLADLNTYLNKAIPDTRLTIKKYLDVKFEYLSYCLKVKEMDDEEYSCIALGEPLYRVSTGNYEYRLILRCRQEARARFSQMRKDVLEKMELLDQKHVQDIVFQLQRFVSTMSKYYNDCYSVLRGADVFPIEVDLAHTTLAYGLSQDEFTDGEDEEDEDEEDTAAGEPPRDSRGAAGPLDKGGSWCNS